One window from the genome of Rufibacter tibetensis encodes:
- a CDS encoding TolC family protein, translated as MKTTLTLLYIVFLNILMTAVAQAQTQPSATEPARRLTLQETIDLALGSSIASKQAATNKTSSYWEYRSFRADYRPHLTLRGTLPDFSRSIIPVIQPDGTTDFRAVSISNSDVSLSLGQSVGLTGGQFFVSSQSQRFDDFNQGVRRYNSFPAIIGFRQPIFGYNALAWNKKIEPLSYRESERQFIEDRETVATTTTQRFFEVLLQQVNYEIASKNVENNQALFKVAEEKHRLGRLSRNELLQLKLSLMNAQLAQAQAATELKTVAMQFSAYVGLQRGEKIAVEAPNVVPALQVEEQLALDQAWLNRKERFQFERRVLQAQQQVAEARGKGGFNADLYATFGLTKSANNFSESYAQPENQQQVTLGFSVPIVDWGRQKASVKTAEAQLQLTQYTVEQEQTNFEQNVYTQVNQIELLKERLQITASADSIAQERYDITKATFLVGRISITDLNIALQEKDQARRAYITALQDFWVAYYRLRSLTLYDFERGQPLLAKE; from the coding sequence ATGAAAACAACTCTAACTCTATTATATATAGTGTTCCTAAATATTCTGATGACAGCCGTAGCGCAGGCCCAAACGCAGCCTTCCGCAACTGAGCCCGCCCGCAGATTGACCTTGCAGGAAACCATTGATCTGGCCCTCGGCTCCTCCATCGCCAGCAAACAAGCCGCCACCAACAAGACCAGCAGCTATTGGGAGTACCGCTCATTCAGAGCAGATTATCGTCCGCACCTGACCTTGCGGGGTACGCTGCCCGATTTTTCCCGCAGCATCATCCCCGTGATTCAGCCCGATGGGACTACGGATTTCAGGGCCGTTTCCATCAGCAACTCAGACGTGTCTTTGTCCTTGGGTCAGTCAGTGGGGTTAACGGGCGGGCAGTTCTTTGTGTCTTCGCAGAGCCAACGCTTTGATGATTTCAATCAGGGAGTACGGCGCTACAATTCTTTTCCGGCCATCATCGGGTTCCGGCAGCCCATCTTCGGGTACAATGCTCTGGCTTGGAACAAGAAAATCGAGCCGCTGAGCTACCGCGAATCTGAACGCCAGTTCATAGAAGACCGCGAAACGGTGGCTACCACCACTACCCAACGTTTCTTTGAAGTGCTGCTGCAACAGGTGAACTACGAAATCGCCAGCAAGAACGTGGAAAACAACCAAGCGCTGTTCAAGGTGGCGGAGGAAAAGCATCGGCTGGGCCGCTTGTCCAGAAACGAACTGCTGCAACTGAAGCTGAGCCTCATGAACGCGCAGTTAGCCCAAGCGCAAGCCGCCACCGAGTTGAAAACCGTAGCCATGCAATTCTCAGCTTACGTGGGATTGCAGAGAGGCGAGAAAATAGCAGTAGAAGCTCCCAATGTGGTGCCGGCCCTGCAGGTAGAAGAGCAACTCGCGTTGGACCAAGCCTGGTTAAACCGCAAAGAGCGCTTCCAGTTTGAACGCCGGGTGCTGCAGGCCCAACAGCAGGTCGCCGAGGCCCGCGGCAAAGGGGGCTTCAACGCCGATCTGTACGCCACCTTCGGGTTAACTAAGAGCGCCAACAACTTCTCTGAAAGCTATGCCCAACCCGAAAACCAGCAACAAGTGACGCTCGGTTTTAGCGTGCCCATTGTAGACTGGGGTCGGCAGAAAGCCAGCGTGAAAACCGCCGAGGCCCAGCTGCAACTCACCCAATACACCGTGGAGCAGGAGCAGACCAACTTTGAGCAGAACGTCTACACGCAGGTAAACCAGATTGAACTCCTGAAGGAACGCCTCCAAATCACCGCATCGGCAGATTCCATTGCGCAGGAGCGCTATGACATCACCAAAGCCACGTTCCTGGTGGGCCGCATCAGCATCACAGATTTGAACATCGCCCTGCAGGAAAAAGACCAAGCCCGCCGTGCGTATATTACCGCCCTTCAGGATTTCTGGGTAGCTTACTATAGACTTCGGTCCCTTACTTTATATGACTTTGAACGCGGTCAACCACTACTCGCCAAAGAATAA
- a CDS encoding ABC transporter ATP-binding protein, translated as MIQLIDIEKVYRTKTIETVALNRVNLEVERGEFVSIMGPSGCGKSTLLNIMGLLDEPTSGYVAIDGQPVKTHSDSKLAKLRNEKIGFVFQSYHLIHDLSVVDNVELPLLYRPVSAGERRKRALAALEKVGLSARTKHFPNQLSGGQRQRVAIARALAGNPEIILADEPTGNLDSVMGDEIMDILLRLNQEEGTTIVMVTHDENMALKTNRLIRFFDGQQVADSRVLEAQI; from the coding sequence ATGATACAGTTAATCGACATCGAAAAAGTCTACCGCACCAAGACCATTGAAACGGTAGCCCTCAACCGCGTGAACCTGGAGGTAGAACGCGGTGAGTTTGTCTCCATCATGGGACCATCAGGTTGCGGAAAATCTACGCTGCTCAACATCATGGGGCTGCTGGATGAACCTACCAGCGGGTATGTGGCCATAGACGGCCAACCGGTGAAAACCCATTCAGACAGCAAGCTGGCCAAGCTGCGCAATGAGAAAATCGGCTTCGTGTTCCAGAGTTATCACCTGATCCATGACTTAAGCGTGGTGGACAATGTGGAGCTGCCGCTGCTATACCGCCCTGTATCGGCGGGTGAGCGCCGGAAGAGAGCGTTGGCTGCGCTGGAGAAAGTAGGCCTGAGTGCCCGCACCAAGCACTTTCCTAACCAATTATCGGGTGGTCAGCGGCAACGGGTGGCCATTGCCCGGGCTTTGGCTGGTAACCCTGAAATTATCTTAGCGGATGAGCCCACCGGAAACCTGGACAGCGTGATGGGCGACGAGATTATGGACATCCTGCTGCGCCTGAACCAGGAAGAAGGCACCACCATTGTAATGGTGACGCATGACGAGAACATGGCCCTGAAGACCAACCGCCTCATCAGGTTCTTTGACGGGCAGCAAGTGGCAGACTCCAGAGTACTAGAAGCCCAGATTTAA
- a CDS encoding ABC transporter permease, with protein sequence MLTNYLKIAWAVLQRRKFFTFISLFGISFTLMVLMVVTSLFDHAFGPQMPERESDRLLFVNNVREQFKEGYNSSGPPSYHLLNTYVRPMKTPENVSINSIFMPVNSYVNNRKLTLDLKHTDAAFWDILDFNFIEGRAFSGQEVANVTRVAVINQNTRKNYFGEKEAVGQIIEVDQVKYKVVGVVEDVPVLRLHSYADVWVPITLKSQDFKRTGMRGTYFATIKAKKASDVPKIQEEFASMMVQANKTKSKDIQQVFAFADDIFGTFARSFMGGGKKDATGLLYGIIALAAFLFMLLPTINLVNINISRIMERSSEIGVRKAFGASSKTIIGQFVVENIFLTLLGGVLGFLISAGVLEMINDSGILAYANLGLNLRVFAWGILLCLVFGLVSGVYPAFKMSRLNAVEALKGGSK encoded by the coding sequence ATGTTAACCAATTATCTGAAAATTGCCTGGGCGGTGCTACAGCGCCGCAAGTTCTTCACCTTCATCAGTCTTTTTGGCATCAGTTTTACCTTGATGGTTTTGATGGTGGTGACCTCGCTCTTTGACCATGCCTTTGGGCCGCAAATGCCGGAGCGCGAGTCTGACCGATTGCTGTTTGTAAACAATGTGCGGGAGCAGTTCAAAGAAGGCTATAACAGCAGTGGTCCGCCTAGCTACCATCTCCTGAATACCTACGTGCGCCCAATGAAAACGCCGGAGAACGTCTCCATCAACTCTATTTTTATGCCGGTGAACAGCTATGTGAACAACAGAAAGCTCACGCTGGACCTGAAACACACCGATGCCGCATTCTGGGACATTCTGGATTTCAACTTCATAGAAGGCCGGGCATTTAGTGGGCAGGAAGTCGCCAATGTTACCCGCGTGGCGGTCATCAACCAGAATACCCGCAAGAACTACTTCGGAGAGAAGGAAGCCGTTGGCCAAATCATTGAGGTAGACCAAGTGAAATACAAGGTGGTGGGCGTGGTGGAAGATGTGCCGGTGCTGCGCCTGCACTCCTACGCCGATGTCTGGGTGCCCATCACCTTGAAAAGCCAGGATTTTAAACGCACGGGCATGAGAGGAACTTACTTCGCCACCATCAAGGCCAAAAAAGCCAGTGACGTGCCCAAGATCCAGGAAGAGTTCGCGTCCATGATGGTGCAGGCGAACAAGACCAAATCGAAGGACATTCAGCAAGTGTTTGCTTTCGCGGATGACATCTTCGGGACCTTTGCCCGCAGTTTTATGGGAGGGGGGAAAAAGGACGCAACAGGGCTTTTGTACGGGATCATTGCTTTGGCAGCCTTCCTGTTCATGCTCTTGCCTACTATTAACCTGGTGAACATTAACATCAGCCGCATCATGGAACGGTCTTCTGAGATTGGGGTGCGCAAAGCATTTGGGGCCTCTTCCAAAACCATCATTGGGCAGTTTGTGGTGGAGAATATCTTTCTCACGCTGCTGGGCGGAGTCTTGGGATTTCTGATTTCAGCGGGCGTGCTGGAGATGATCAATGACAGCGGCATTCTCGCTTACGCAAATCTGGGCCTGAACCTGCGGGTGTTTGCCTGGGGAATACTGCTTTGCCTTGTGTTCGGGTTGGTTTCTGGGGTGTACCCTGCTTTTAAAATGTCACGCTTAAACGCCGTAGAGGCACTGAAAGGAGGTTCCAAATGA
- a CDS encoding ABC transporter permease codes for MITEIFFSFLVLFAVLSFIFYSYHNYTQPLGFKYDKVWQLWLSPNTDSAAHNIAVQEQMIQRVRTFPEVEYASLSNSNTPFAFSMMSSDLSYRGKKGVETNVFNVQDDYINVFDMKVSQGRWFGPQDNASLHDPIVINKKLQEELFGDEAAVGKLIRINDSTQYAVIGVVDHYRSYSEFDPEKAAYFHRINLDKDKSSIWNGLVIKVKPGAGVAFEEKMVRELSRIAKDWTIEVTTQEKMRQSKAKVTTVPMVALGLVCGFLVFNVALGLFGVLWYNINRRYAEIGLRRAIGASSKQIRNQFVGEVLVIATFGLLLGLVLAVQFPLLQVFQLSASIYWESIGAAAFVIFLLATICAIYPSYQASKIFPAVALHEE; via the coding sequence TTGATCACCGAAATCTTCTTTTCCTTTCTGGTGCTCTTTGCGGTGCTGAGTTTTATTTTCTACAGCTACCATAATTACACCCAGCCGCTGGGCTTCAAGTACGATAAAGTATGGCAATTATGGCTGAGCCCCAACACGGATTCCGCGGCGCATAACATAGCCGTTCAAGAGCAAATGATTCAGCGGGTACGCACCTTTCCCGAGGTGGAGTATGCCTCGCTCTCTAATTCTAATACTCCTTTTGCCTTCAGCATGATGAGCAGTGATTTGTCTTACAGAGGAAAGAAAGGCGTGGAGACCAACGTCTTTAATGTGCAGGACGATTATATAAATGTGTTCGACATGAAGGTGAGCCAAGGCCGGTGGTTCGGTCCGCAGGACAATGCCAGCTTGCATGACCCCATTGTAATCAACAAAAAGTTGCAGGAGGAATTGTTTGGTGACGAAGCGGCCGTGGGAAAACTGATTCGCATCAATGATTCCACCCAGTATGCGGTCATAGGCGTGGTAGACCATTACCGTTCTTACAGCGAGTTTGACCCTGAGAAAGCGGCCTATTTTCACCGCATCAACCTGGATAAGGACAAGAGCTCCATCTGGAACGGACTAGTCATCAAGGTGAAACCCGGCGCCGGAGTAGCTTTTGAGGAGAAGATGGTGCGCGAACTGTCCCGTATTGCCAAAGACTGGACCATTGAAGTAACTACCCAGGAGAAAATGCGCCAAAGCAAAGCTAAAGTGACTACTGTACCGATGGTGGCTTTAGGATTAGTGTGCGGATTCCTGGTGTTTAATGTAGCCTTGGGCTTGTTTGGAGTGCTGTGGTACAACATCAACCGCCGCTACGCCGAAATTGGGTTGCGGAGAGCCATTGGTGCCTCGTCTAAGCAAATCAGAAACCAGTTTGTAGGCGAAGTGCTGGTGATTGCCACCTTCGGGTTACTGCTGGGCTTGGTGTTGGCGGTTCAGTTCCCGCTGTTGCAAGTGTTCCAGCTTTCAGCCAGTATTTACTGGGAAAGCATTGGTGCCGCTGCCTTCGTGATTTTCCTGCTGGCTACCATTTGCGCAATCTATCCTAGCTACCAGGCATCTAAAATCTTCCCCGCCGTTGCCTTGCATGAAGAGTAA
- a CDS encoding sigma-54-dependent transcriptional regulator gives MILIIDDDVAVRASLSLLLKQAGYATAQAAGPEEALQVAAKQMPQLALMDMNFSMETTGEDGLRLLSQLKQLYPAVPVILITGWGSINLAVEGLKGGAADFITKPWNNEALLQSIKTALELAKPTTEPTNGKLTRKQLDEQYDFSMIVGEDQGLLQVLRNVGQISATDASVLIEGDSGTGKELIAEAIHRNSHRKKAPFVKVNLGGISASLFESEMFGHRRGAFTDAKTDRVGRFEMANKGTIFLDEIGELDLSSQVKLLRVLQDRTYEVLGDSRSKNLDIRVICATNRKLQEMVAEGKFREDLYYRINLITVKLPALRERSQDIPLLVQHFVNNLKHTYHKQALQVSNKALKWLREQPLPGNIRELKNLVERTVLVSGKSLLDVEDFQNQLQGGFKKLDQKLLPSVGAMTLDELEAGMIKKSMAYYNNNVSKVAKALGVSRGSLYRRLEKFNIPYDAAE, from the coding sequence ATGATCCTGATTATTGACGATGACGTAGCCGTACGGGCTTCTTTAAGTTTGTTGCTGAAACAAGCTGGCTACGCTACGGCCCAGGCCGCCGGACCCGAGGAGGCGTTGCAAGTGGCCGCCAAGCAAATGCCCCAATTGGCCCTCATGGACATGAACTTTTCCATGGAAACCACGGGTGAAGATGGGCTGCGTTTGTTAAGTCAATTGAAGCAGTTGTACCCAGCCGTGCCGGTGATCTTGATTACCGGTTGGGGCTCTATCAACCTGGCGGTGGAAGGTCTCAAAGGCGGCGCTGCCGATTTCATCACCAAGCCCTGGAACAACGAGGCACTGCTGCAATCCATCAAAACGGCGCTAGAGCTAGCCAAGCCAACCACCGAACCCACCAACGGCAAACTCACCCGCAAACAGCTGGACGAGCAGTACGATTTCTCTATGATTGTGGGCGAAGACCAAGGCTTGTTGCAGGTGTTGCGCAACGTGGGGCAGATCAGCGCCACCGATGCCTCGGTGCTCATTGAAGGCGACAGCGGTACGGGCAAAGAACTCATCGCCGAGGCCATCCACCGGAACAGTCACCGCAAGAAAGCACCGTTTGTGAAGGTGAATCTGGGCGGCATCTCTGCCAGCTTGTTTGAAAGTGAGATGTTTGGGCACCGCCGTGGCGCCTTCACTGATGCCAAAACCGACCGGGTGGGCCGCTTTGAGATGGCGAATAAAGGCACCATCTTCCTGGACGAGATTGGTGAGCTGGACTTGAGCAGCCAGGTGAAACTATTGCGCGTGCTGCAGGACCGCACCTATGAGGTCCTCGGCGACAGCCGCTCCAAGAACCTGGACATACGGGTGATCTGCGCTACCAACCGCAAGCTGCAGGAAATGGTGGCCGAAGGCAAGTTCCGAGAAGATCTGTACTACCGCATCAACCTGATCACGGTGAAACTGCCCGCTTTGCGCGAACGGTCGCAAGATATTCCCTTACTGGTGCAGCACTTTGTGAACAACCTCAAGCACACGTACCACAAACAAGCGTTGCAGGTGAGCAACAAAGCCCTGAAATGGCTGCGGGAACAGCCGCTGCCGGGCAACATCCGGGAGTTGAAGAACCTGGTAGAGCGTACGGTGCTGGTGAGCGGCAAGAGCCTGCTGGACGTGGAAGATTTCCAGAACCAATTACAGGGCGGTTTCAAAAAACTAGACCAGAAACTGCTGCCTTCAGTGGGCGCTATGACCCTGGATGAACTGGAGGCCGGCATGATCAAGAAATCCATGGCCTACTATAACAACAACGTGAGTAAAGTGGCCAAGGCTCTGGGCGTGAGCCGCGGCTCGTTGTACCGTCGTTTGGAGAAGTTCAACATCCCGTATGACGCTGCGGAATAA
- a CDS encoding sensor histidine kinase translates to MTLRNKFILAAVLLHLALVVLAWQLLDYNKVLFVAAEVLIATSIFLTTKLYTSFVRPLNLIAAGIESIKDRDFSIKFMETGQKEVDQLIQVYNQMMDELRQERVVQTEKHFLLERLIEASPSGIILLDTHDRVAGLNPAAATLLQTSGKNMVGKPLTELPHHWGNSLPKLPKDEQRIIRPNGIQTYRCRKIRFLDRGYHRYFILVEELTQELLEKERNAYEKLIRMMSHEINNSIGAVNSILNSFSYFAPQLNEDTQPDFEEALQVCITRNQNLAGFMANFANVVRIPPPTKHETDLHQLLQGIHRLMLPSFERKQVCWQWDLAKDVPLIAFDVQQMEQVLINVVKNALEATEPEGWVKVQTIASPPQLLIQDNGKPITPEVQEKLFSPFFSTKANGQGIGLTMVREILLHHGFWFSLQTGPDGLTTFHIQF, encoded by the coding sequence ATGACGCTGCGGAATAAGTTTATTCTGGCGGCAGTCTTGTTGCACCTGGCGCTGGTGGTGCTGGCCTGGCAACTGCTGGACTACAACAAAGTGCTGTTTGTGGCCGCTGAGGTACTTATTGCCACCAGCATTTTCCTGACCACTAAACTTTACACTTCTTTTGTGCGGCCGCTCAACCTCATCGCGGCGGGCATTGAATCCATCAAGGATCGTGATTTTTCCATCAAATTCATGGAAACAGGCCAAAAAGAGGTAGACCAGCTCATACAAGTATACAACCAGATGATGGACGAGCTGCGTCAGGAACGGGTAGTGCAGACTGAGAAACATTTCCTGCTGGAACGCTTGATTGAGGCCTCACCTTCCGGTATCATCCTGCTGGACACCCATGACCGCGTAGCTGGCCTGAACCCCGCGGCGGCCACGCTGCTGCAAACCTCGGGCAAGAACATGGTGGGCAAGCCCTTGACCGAATTGCCGCACCACTGGGGAAATTCCCTGCCTAAACTTCCTAAAGACGAGCAGCGCATCATAAGGCCCAACGGCATCCAGACGTACCGCTGCCGTAAAATCCGCTTCCTGGACCGGGGGTATCACCGCTACTTCATCTTGGTGGAGGAACTCACGCAGGAGTTGCTGGAAAAAGAGCGCAATGCCTATGAGAAGCTGATCAGGATGATGTCGCACGAGATCAATAACTCCATTGGGGCGGTTAACTCTATTTTGAATTCCTTCTCGTACTTCGCGCCGCAACTGAACGAAGACACCCAGCCAGATTTTGAGGAAGCCTTGCAAGTCTGCATTACCCGTAACCAGAACCTCGCGGGTTTTATGGCCAATTTCGCCAATGTCGTCCGGATTCCACCGCCTACCAAACACGAGACCGATCTGCACCAGTTGCTGCAAGGCATCCACCGGCTGATGCTGCCCAGCTTTGAGCGGAAACAGGTTTGCTGGCAGTGGGACTTAGCAAAGGATGTTCCGCTTATTGCCTTTGATGTGCAGCAGATGGAACAGGTGCTTATCAACGTAGTAAAAAATGCGCTGGAAGCCACGGAGCCGGAAGGATGGGTAAAAGTGCAGACCATTGCCTCGCCGCCTCAGCTTCTGATCCAAGACAACGGCAAGCCGATCACGCCAGAGGTGCAGGAAAAGTTGTTCTCGCCGTTCTTCAGCACCAAAGCCAACGGGCAGGGCATCGGGCTTACTATGGTGCGCGAAATTCTGCTGCACCACGGTTTTTGGTTCTCCTTGCAAACCGGCCCTGATGGCCTGACTACTTTTCATATCCAGTTTTAG
- a CDS encoding DUF72 domain-containing protein gives MDFGRLPDISKVDFSLPQDHPATQQILARSQRPTRPSFYLGCPTWSNKPWIGSYYPAGAQDAQLLYWYARQFNTLEMNTTHYRIPDASAIHRWRQAVPTGFVFCPKLPQIISHDQLLQNVGEPTKLFCDAILGLGPSLGMAFLQLPPFFGPDEWPLLEKFLLHFPKEVPLAVELRHENWFKESKVTQKAFETLAERQITTIITDVAGRRDVLHMRLTTSTAMIRFNGHGLVPSDYTRLQAWADRLHQWLEQGLHTVYFFMHQKDILDAPPALVYLMEELDKRTGFQLPRPQKVQQFIQGQLF, from the coding sequence ATGGATTTCGGCCGTCTCCCAGATATTTCCAAAGTAGATTTCTCTCTACCGCAAGACCACCCGGCTACACAGCAGATACTTGCCAGAAGCCAACGGCCTACGCGACCTTCTTTCTATCTGGGTTGCCCTACCTGGTCTAATAAACCTTGGATTGGCTCTTACTATCCGGCCGGGGCACAAGACGCCCAATTACTGTATTGGTACGCGCGCCAGTTTAACACCCTGGAGATGAACACCACCCACTACCGTATTCCAGACGCCAGCGCCATTCATCGTTGGCGCCAGGCGGTGCCAACGGGTTTTGTTTTTTGCCCCAAGCTTCCGCAAATCATCAGCCATGACCAATTGCTGCAAAATGTGGGCGAACCTACCAAGCTCTTCTGCGATGCTATTTTAGGGTTAGGCCCCAGCCTGGGAATGGCTTTTCTGCAGTTGCCTCCTTTCTTCGGGCCAGACGAATGGCCCCTGCTGGAGAAATTTCTGCTCCACTTCCCAAAAGAGGTGCCACTGGCAGTAGAGCTCCGGCACGAGAACTGGTTCAAGGAATCTAAGGTGACGCAGAAAGCTTTTGAAACTTTGGCAGAAAGACAAATCACCACCATTATCACCGATGTAGCTGGCCGACGTGATGTGTTGCACATGCGCCTTACTACTTCTACCGCCATGATAAGGTTTAACGGCCATGGTTTGGTGCCTTCAGACTACACCCGCCTGCAAGCCTGGGCCGACAGGCTGCACCAATGGCTGGAGCAGGGCCTGCACACGGTCTACTTTTTCATGCACCAGAAAGACATCTTAGATGCGCCACCTGCTTTGGTGTACCTAATGGAGGAATTGGATAAACGCACTGGTTTTCAGCTTCCTAGGCCTCAAAAGGTACAGCAGTTTATTCAGGGACAGCTTTTTTAA